A window of Roseovarius sp. THAF27 contains these coding sequences:
- a CDS encoding GAF domain-containing protein, whose translation MRADYEDLAKTIGALTEGETDEVALMATLVCELHHADARFDWTGFYRVTGPELLKIGPYQGGHGCLQIPFSRGVCGAAARTGEVQLVDDVDSFDGHIACASSTRSEIVLPVWDGQERLLGVLDIDSDRPAAFDAADADGLGAILKMVFGRL comes from the coding sequence ATGCGTGCGGATTATGAAGACCTGGCGAAAACCATCGGGGCGCTGACCGAGGGCGAGACCGATGAGGTGGCGCTGATGGCCACGTTGGTGTGCGAGTTGCACCACGCGGACGCGCGCTTCGACTGGACCGGGTTCTACCGGGTGACCGGGCCGGAGCTGTTGAAGATCGGCCCGTACCAGGGCGGGCATGGCTGTTTGCAGATCCCGTTTTCGCGCGGCGTCTGCGGGGCGGCGGCTCGGACGGGCGAGGTGCAGCTGGTGGACGATGTCGACAGTTTCGACGGGCATATCGCCTGTGCCAGTTCGACCCGGTCGGAGATCGTGCTGCCGGTATGGGACGGGCAGGAGCGGTTGCTGGGCGTGCTCGATATCGACAGCGACCGGCCAGCCGCGTTCGACGCGGCGGACGCCGACGGGCTGGGTGCGATCCTCAAGATGGTGTTCGGACGCCTGTAG